A window of Chitinophaga sp. MM2321 contains these coding sequences:
- a CDS encoding AraC family transcriptional regulator, whose translation MGKQAPEDILVARFTDYLAAHHDIRFPHRHSFYHLAYFTKGGGSHTIDFERFPVKAGQLYFMVPGQVHSWFFEGTIEGYVINVAGGFFNSFLQDAEYIEKFPFFSGASAEDVVQLPGEATHTVVQLFEKMLKELNGEEAYSHDMLRLLLLEMFVQVSRANRAGLATQEPSHNYVLLRNFRKLVEQHYMQLRLPKDYAALLYVTPNYLNAFCRHMLGKSAGEIIRDRILLEAKRLLINADMSIAAIAYQLSFTDNSYFTKFFKKYVGITPEEFRKNII comes from the coding sequence ATGGGAAAACAAGCTCCGGAAGATATCCTGGTAGCACGATTTACTGATTATCTCGCTGCACACCACGATATCCGGTTTCCTCACCGGCATTCTTTTTACCATCTGGCCTATTTTACCAAAGGCGGGGGAAGTCATACGATAGACTTTGAGCGTTTTCCGGTAAAAGCGGGACAACTATACTTTATGGTACCCGGACAAGTACACAGCTGGTTCTTTGAAGGAACGATTGAAGGCTATGTCATTAATGTAGCCGGCGGTTTCTTTAACTCCTTTTTACAGGATGCAGAATACATAGAGAAGTTTCCCTTTTTCAGCGGTGCAAGTGCCGAAGATGTGGTACAACTGCCCGGGGAGGCTACCCACACGGTTGTGCAGCTGTTTGAGAAAATGCTGAAAGAGCTAAACGGGGAAGAAGCTTATAGTCATGATATGTTGCGGTTACTGCTGCTGGAGATGTTTGTACAGGTGAGTCGAGCCAACAGGGCAGGACTGGCCACACAGGAGCCGTCGCATAATTATGTACTGCTGCGTAATTTCCGTAAGCTGGTAGAGCAGCATTACATGCAACTGCGCCTGCCTAAAGACTACGCGGCCCTGCTGTATGTGACGCCTAATTATCTCAATGCTTTTTGCCGGCATATGCTGGGCAAATCTGCGGGAGAGATCATCCGCGACCGCATCCTGCTGGAAGCAAAAAGACTGCTCATTAATGCCGATATGAGTATCGCCGCTATTGCTTACCAGCTAAGCTTTACAGACAATTCTTATTTCACGAAGTTCTTCAAGAAATATGTAGGTATTACACCGGAAGAATTCCGTAAAAATATAATCTGA
- a CDS encoding TonB-dependent receptor domain-containing protein has product MNFFTLSILGCFPIAVIAQTRDTSRISQLNEITVTASKGPQKAGETGKVVTILSHEYLQQNSGRTIANILNDQAGIIVAGSGQTRGAEQQVYMRGASAGNTLILIDGLPVNDAAKSNGVFDLNFITPDMVEKIEILRGSQSTLYGSDAVAGVINIITRKNDGKKAGIGASASYGSYNDFQGGAHVHGSLRKFSYLLGYKYEKTDGFSEAHDATGTMNFEKDGFKQNNVFAKLGLEASSRLRFQYLFSYGKYHHDLDNGPYTDEKDYANRYSNMLHMFSSEYRFKKGSWHILYSYQRNKQNLLNDSTDIPVYSFAKYNNTDFSSNTHQAESYVNLNLSEKVRFIAGGVYAVSNYQQDDWLLLADAPGIPPIITKLGKDSIHSNQVSAYGSLLLHNMGGFNLEAGGRYNHHNIYGNNGTFSFNPSYLLNQQHKIFINISSAYKIPSLYQLYVPGYGNRELKPETTTSYEAGYQAAVANDRINFRVTGFARNTHNLFYADPANFYKYRNANKQVAAGVEAEAAWNISRTLQLTVNYTYTDGRITQQLPGGKDTTFYNLYYVPKHAMNATLGYQVTPALYASATYKYIGQRYQGTQPMGDYYTLDLYGEYKFGNLLKIFAGFRNITDYQYFDILGYNSRRFNFNTGIVFNL; this is encoded by the coding sequence ATGAACTTCTTTACACTTTCTATTCTCGGTTGTTTCCCTATTGCCGTTATTGCGCAAACCAGGGATACCAGCCGGATCAGCCAATTGAATGAAATAACGGTAACCGCCAGTAAAGGCCCGCAGAAGGCCGGTGAAACAGGCAAGGTGGTTACCATCCTCTCCCATGAATATTTACAGCAGAACAGTGGCAGAACTATTGCCAATATCCTCAATGACCAGGCAGGCATCATCGTGGCAGGCTCCGGCCAGACCCGCGGTGCAGAGCAGCAGGTATATATGAGAGGCGCTTCTGCCGGCAATACCCTTATCCTGATTGATGGACTCCCCGTGAATGATGCCGCTAAAAGTAACGGCGTTTTTGACCTGAATTTCATCACCCCGGATATGGTGGAAAAGATTGAAATCCTTCGTGGTAGCCAGTCTACCCTCTATGGCTCCGATGCTGTAGCCGGTGTTATCAATATTATTACCCGGAAAAACGACGGCAAAAAAGCAGGGATAGGCGCCAGTGCTTCCTATGGCAGTTACAACGACTTCCAGGGAGGCGCCCACGTACACGGCAGCCTGCGCAAATTCTCTTACCTGCTCGGCTATAAATATGAAAAAACGGATGGCTTTTCAGAAGCCCATGACGCTACCGGCACCATGAACTTCGAAAAGGACGGCTTCAAACAAAACAACGTTTTTGCCAAACTGGGACTGGAAGCCAGCTCACGCCTGCGTTTCCAATATCTTTTTTCTTATGGTAAATACCACCATGACCTGGATAATGGTCCCTATACGGATGAAAAGGATTATGCCAACAGGTACAGTAATATGCTGCATATGTTCAGCAGCGAATACCGGTTCAAAAAAGGAAGCTGGCATATCCTGTACAGCTACCAGCGCAATAAGCAAAACCTGTTGAATGATTCTACCGACATTCCAGTGTACAGCTTTGCGAAATACAACAATACAGACTTCTCTTCCAATACCCATCAGGCAGAATCTTATGTAAACCTGAACCTGTCTGAAAAGGTCCGTTTCATTGCCGGCGGGGTGTATGCCGTTTCCAACTACCAGCAGGACGACTGGCTATTGCTCGCGGATGCTCCCGGTATACCGCCGATTATTACGAAGCTGGGAAAGGATAGCATCCACAGTAACCAGGTAAGCGCCTATGGTTCCCTGTTACTGCACAATATGGGCGGTTTTAACCTGGAAGCCGGCGGACGGTACAATCATCATAACATCTACGGTAATAACGGTACTTTTTCTTTCAACCCGTCTTACCTGCTCAATCAGCAGCATAAAATATTCATCAATATATCATCTGCCTACAAAATACCCAGCCTGTATCAGTTGTATGTACCTGGATATGGTAACAGGGAGTTGAAACCTGAGACTACTACCAGTTACGAAGCCGGTTATCAGGCAGCCGTAGCCAACGACCGGATTAATTTCAGGGTGACCGGCTTTGCCCGTAATACGCACAACCTCTTTTATGCCGATCCGGCCAACTTCTATAAATACCGCAATGCCAACAAACAGGTAGCTGCCGGTGTGGAAGCAGAGGCTGCCTGGAACATCAGCAGAACATTACAGCTCACGGTCAACTATACTTATACAGACGGCCGGATCACCCAGCAGTTGCCAGGTGGTAAGGACACTACGTTCTACAACCTGTACTACGTGCCCAAACACGCTATGAACGCCACATTGGGCTACCAGGTAACGCCTGCCCTGTATGCCAGCGCCACTTATAAATATATCGGCCAGCGATACCAGGGTACCCAACCTATGGGGGATTATTACACGCTGGATCTTTATGGTGAGTATAAATTTGGTAACTTGCTTAAAATTTTCGCAGGGTTTAGAAATATTACGGATTATCAGTATTTTGATATCCTGGGTTATAATTCCCGCCGGTTTAACTTTAATACCGGTATCGTATTTAACTTGTAA
- a CDS encoding DMT family transporter, with protein MWKGILLVLTGACSFGILSTIVKLGYHQGFTLGELCSLQAGFGMLVLWGIHFLSGAKTSGLKNKDARTSFILGSSTGLVSITYYQSVQYIPASVAIILLMQFTWMSMLAEWVIYKKRPTPIQWVAVFFILGGTLLAGGLLNNGETPLNWKGIGFGLLAAIFYTIFIVVSGRVAQSLTPLLKSAWIVTGAFLLITLLFPPLYLINGRFTGTSLWIWGIPLAVFGTVLPPFLFAKGMPQTGVALGAIISAAELPVAMLSATIFLREAVTPLQIAGVVIILSAIVVANLQRRSTPEG; from the coding sequence ATGTGGAAAGGTATCCTGCTTGTGCTGACAGGCGCATGCAGCTTCGGGATTTTATCGACGATCGTTAAACTGGGCTATCATCAGGGGTTTACGCTGGGTGAACTTTGCAGTCTGCAGGCAGGTTTCGGCATGCTGGTATTATGGGGCATTCATTTTTTATCCGGCGCCAAAACGTCCGGACTAAAAAATAAAGATGCACGTACCTCTTTTATATTGGGTAGCTCCACCGGCCTGGTGAGCATTACCTACTATCAGAGTGTGCAATATATTCCTGCGAGTGTAGCGATTATATTGCTGATGCAGTTTACCTGGATGAGCATGTTGGCGGAATGGGTCATTTATAAAAAAAGACCTACCCCTATTCAGTGGGTGGCCGTATTCTTTATCCTGGGTGGTACTTTGCTGGCAGGGGGGCTTTTAAATAACGGTGAAACACCCCTGAACTGGAAAGGCATCGGGTTCGGGTTACTGGCTGCCATCTTCTATACCATCTTTATTGTGGTGAGTGGCCGCGTAGCACAATCTCTAACGCCGCTGCTCAAAAGCGCCTGGATCGTTACGGGTGCGTTTCTGCTGATCACGCTGCTCTTTCCACCGCTTTATCTCATCAATGGTCGGTTTACCGGCACCTCGCTATGGATATGGGGTATACCGCTGGCGGTTTTTGGCACCGTGCTGCCGCCATTCCTGTTTGCGAAAGGAATGCCGCAAACAGGAGTGGCGCTGGGTGCTATCATCAGTGCAGCCGAGTTGCCGGTGGCGATGCTATCTGCCACCATCTTTCTCCGGGAGGCAGTAACGCCGCTACAGATAGCAGGTGTAGTGATTATCCTCAGTGCTATTGTTGTGGCAAATCTGCAACGCAGGTCCACTCCGGAAGGCTGA
- a CDS encoding FadR/GntR family transcriptional regulator — protein MQSSDDMTTKTNAPLQRRSLAEEVAGRLQEQITSGKYAVGEKLPTEPELMVQFGVGRSSIREAVKTLANQGLVRVQQGLGTFVASQTVTGELLSQRLQRADFEDLNEVRFLLEVKIAEKAALHRSNKDIEKMKGFLKKRYEYAAANQLEACIQADINFHTTIAEASKNEIMLDLYKTVADHLKKSFLLRYGNTESFTESQYLHDALLQSIIDKDARKALHWATKISSHPK, from the coding sequence TTGCAGTCATCAGATGATATGACGACTAAAACAAACGCACCTTTACAGCGCCGGAGCCTTGCAGAAGAAGTAGCAGGCAGGCTCCAGGAACAGATCACTTCCGGCAAATATGCCGTAGGGGAAAAGCTGCCTACTGAACCCGAGCTCATGGTTCAGTTCGGCGTAGGCCGTTCCAGTATCCGGGAAGCGGTGAAAACACTCGCCAACCAGGGACTGGTACGTGTACAACAAGGACTCGGTACTTTTGTGGCATCACAAACAGTTACCGGAGAGCTATTGTCGCAACGGCTGCAACGTGCAGATTTTGAAGACCTCAACGAGGTACGTTTTTTACTGGAGGTAAAGATCGCAGAAAAGGCCGCACTGCACCGCAGTAATAAAGACATTGAAAAGATGAAGGGGTTCCTGAAAAAACGCTACGAATATGCTGCGGCCAACCAGCTGGAAGCATGTATCCAGGCGGATATCAACTTCCACACAACCATTGCGGAAGCATCCAAAAACGAGATTATGCTGGACCTTTACAAGACGGTGGCTGATCATCTTAAAAAATCCTTTTTACTGCGTTACGGAAATACGGAATCCTTTACAGAATCGCAATACCTCCATGATGCCCTGCTGCAAAGTATTATAGACAAAGATGCCAGGAAGGCACTCCATTGGGCAACAAAAATAAGCAGTCACCCTAAATAA
- the cobU gene encoding bifunctional adenosylcobinamide kinase/adenosylcobinamide-phosphate guanylyltransferase — protein MLHLVTGGARSGKSRYAQEQALSLSTQPVYVATAKVWDEDFAQRIQRHKAERGAAWINYEEELYVSRLPLDGQTVVIDCVTLWLTNFFALHAYDMDKTLSAIQEEIRVLQQKAGVFIIVTNEIGMGVHAETAVGRRFTDLQGWVNQYIARMADTVVLMVAGIPVVIKGEA, from the coding sequence ATGTTACACTTAGTTACGGGTGGTGCGCGATCCGGCAAAAGCAGGTATGCGCAGGAGCAGGCTTTATCACTGAGCACGCAACCTGTGTATGTGGCCACCGCGAAAGTGTGGGATGAAGATTTTGCACAGCGCATCCAACGGCATAAAGCTGAAAGAGGCGCTGCCTGGATCAACTACGAAGAAGAGTTGTACGTGAGCCGCCTGCCACTCGACGGACAGACAGTGGTGATTGACTGTGTAACTTTATGGCTCACCAATTTTTTTGCACTGCATGCGTATGATATGGATAAAACTTTATCCGCCATACAGGAAGAGATCCGGGTGTTGCAACAAAAAGCAGGTGTATTTATTATTGTCACCAATGAAATAGGAATGGGTGTGCATGCGGAAACAGCCGTCGGGCGCAGGTTTACCGACCTGCAAGGCTGGGTGAACCAGTACATTGCACGTATGGCCGACACCGTAGTATTAATGGTAGCAGGCATTCCGGTTGTAATAAAAGGTGAAGCATGA
- a CDS encoding DUF5074 domain-containing protein, producing the protein MRIFSRKLQLPIFLAVAAVFTFAACQKDNVSEIIIPTVVDPGLKDGKDTIAVGDTRILSPQLANSTNGTYQWLVNGVIAGTDSTFTFTPTESGDYTISFSVSSGNSLTSYYYRIKVTDKYDNGFYLINEGWFGHEPGDVNFYRNGEDTLHLNIFQRENAGKTLGTTTEYGAVFDRKLYLISKEGPFVVADASSMKETGRVPQLPANGNSFVGVDANRGLIATVDGVYPINLQTLAVGAKISGITGQVGGMIKTDNHILVMSEQDGIIALNTGDFSIAQKLVKADVGFARTADGSIWAGGGKFLYAINPQTLEVTTVDIPFDLYGAWGAWNAGMLTASTAENALFLGKTNAWGAGGREIYKYQPGNAASLQTPFITLPVDRELIGAGVRYNPANNSLVVTGIEPGYGDHYKENTLFIYDASSAATKKTIAYTGFFFPAMPAFN; encoded by the coding sequence ATGCGCATATTTTCACGCAAACTCCAACTTCCCATTTTCCTGGCAGTAGCAGCTGTATTCACTTTCGCTGCCTGTCAGAAAGATAATGTTTCCGAAATCATTATACCCACTGTTGTTGACCCGGGTCTTAAAGACGGCAAAGACACGATTGCTGTTGGCGATACCAGGATACTAAGTCCTCAGCTGGCCAACTCTACAAACGGCACTTACCAGTGGCTGGTGAATGGTGTGATAGCAGGTACCGACTCTACTTTTACGTTCACGCCAACGGAAAGCGGCGACTACACCATTTCCTTTAGCGTGAGTTCCGGCAACAGTCTGACATCTTACTACTACCGCATCAAAGTAACTGACAAATACGATAACGGTTTTTATCTCATTAATGAAGGCTGGTTCGGACATGAGCCCGGCGATGTAAACTTCTACCGTAATGGGGAAGATACCCTGCACCTGAATATATTTCAACGGGAGAATGCGGGTAAAACACTCGGTACCACCACCGAATACGGCGCTGTATTTGACCGCAAACTGTATCTCATTTCCAAAGAGGGACCATTTGTAGTAGCGGATGCTTCTTCTATGAAAGAAACCGGCCGCGTACCGCAACTGCCTGCTAATGGCAATTCCTTTGTAGGTGTAGATGCCAACAGGGGCCTCATTGCGACCGTGGATGGTGTTTACCCTATCAACCTTCAGACACTGGCAGTGGGCGCTAAAATCAGCGGCATTACCGGCCAGGTAGGTGGCATGATCAAAACAGACAACCATATATTGGTGATGTCTGAGCAGGATGGCATCATTGCCTTGAATACAGGTGATTTCAGCATCGCACAAAAACTGGTGAAAGCAGATGTGGGTTTTGCCAGAACGGCCGATGGCAGTATATGGGCCGGGGGCGGTAAATTCCTGTATGCCATCAATCCGCAAACATTGGAAGTAACTACGGTTGACATACCATTTGATCTCTATGGCGCATGGGGCGCATGGAATGCCGGCATGCTGACAGCATCGACTGCTGAAAACGCCTTATTCCTGGGAAAAACCAATGCATGGGGCGCCGGTGGAAGAGAAATCTATAAATATCAACCTGGTAATGCTGCCTCTTTACAAACACCTTTTATTACCTTACCTGTAGACAGAGAGTTAATCGGCGCAGGTGTAAGATATAATCCAGCCAACAATTCACTGGTTGTTACCGGCATAGAACCCGGTTATGGAGATCACTACAAGGAAAACACACTTTTTATATACGATGCATCCAGTGCAGCCACGAAGAAAACTATTGCCTACACAGGCTTTTTCTTCCCAGCTATGCCGGCATTTAATTAA
- a CDS encoding DUF6580 family putative transport protein, translating to MSLKNLNPRFAVLLLFILAAGIIRVVLGADTNMSPIAMFTPVGAMALFGGASFSQKWKSYAFPLLTLFISDIILMQFFHPEYAAGILYKGWMWNYVSFVFMVLAGQLMIKKISVSNVVLASVAAALIHFAFSNFGVWMSGSTDITTGLPFTRDFAGLAKCYILAIPFMQYALIGNLIYGAIFFGSFQLVQRRLRLAQ from the coding sequence ATGTCTTTAAAAAATCTTAATCCCCGGTTTGCAGTGCTGTTGCTGTTTATCCTGGCAGCTGGTATCATACGTGTAGTGTTGGGAGCTGATACAAACATGTCTCCTATAGCCATGTTCACACCGGTAGGTGCTATGGCTTTATTTGGCGGCGCCTCTTTTTCACAAAAATGGAAATCATACGCATTCCCTTTATTAACGTTGTTTATCAGCGACATCATCCTGATGCAGTTCTTTCACCCGGAATATGCAGCAGGTATCTTGTATAAAGGCTGGATGTGGAACTATGTAAGTTTTGTATTCATGGTATTGGCTGGTCAGCTGATGATCAAAAAAATAAGTGTTTCAAATGTGGTGCTGGCATCTGTTGCAGCGGCATTGATCCATTTTGCTTTTTCCAACTTCGGTGTGTGGATGAGTGGTTCTACAGATATTACCACCGGCTTACCTTTTACAAGAGATTTCGCCGGCCTGGCCAAATGTTATATCCTGGCCATTCCTTTCATGCAATATGCGCTGATCGGAAACCTGATCTACGGTGCTATTTTCTTTGGTAGCTTTCAACTGGTACAACGCAGGCTCCGCCTGGCACAATAA
- a CDS encoding MFS transporter: MTTTMQEEPKAAAQQAAQQTVLSILLALSFTHLLNDTLQSLIPAIYPLVKDSLKLNFTQVGLITLTFQMSASLLQPLVGLFTDRRPQPYSLAIGMGFTLIGLVSLSLAHSFPMVLVSVGLVGIGSAVFHPEASRLAYMASGGKHGMAQSLFQVGGNAGSSLGPLLAAAVIVPFGQFHIIWFSLAALLAIVVMLRIKKWYSANTHRIKPKKAVQQLELDQHKLSRGKVIFSLSILLMLIFSKYFYMASMTSYYTFYLMERFGVSVQSAQVYLFVFLFAVAAGTFIGGPVGDRIGRKYVIWISILGVAPFSLLLPHATLFWTAILSVFIGVILSSAFSAILVYAQELVPGKVGMIAGLFFGLAFGMAGVGSALLGKLADQTSIFYVYQVCAYLPLIGLLTGFLPNLEKAKK, from the coding sequence ATGACAACAACAATGCAGGAAGAACCCAAAGCAGCCGCGCAACAGGCAGCCCAGCAAACGGTTTTATCCATCTTATTGGCGCTGAGCTTCACCCACTTACTGAACGATACTTTACAGTCTTTGATACCGGCCATTTATCCATTGGTAAAAGATTCCCTGAAACTAAACTTCACACAGGTAGGGCTTATTACCCTGACTTTCCAGATGTCGGCCTCCCTGCTACAACCACTGGTGGGGCTGTTTACCGACCGCAGACCCCAACCCTACTCGCTGGCAATAGGCATGGGTTTTACCCTGATAGGACTTGTAAGCCTGTCGCTTGCGCATAGCTTCCCGATGGTGCTTGTTTCTGTAGGACTGGTGGGTATTGGCTCCGCCGTGTTTCATCCGGAAGCATCGCGGCTGGCATATATGGCATCCGGTGGTAAACATGGTATGGCGCAATCCTTATTCCAGGTAGGCGGCAATGCCGGCAGTTCACTCGGCCCCTTACTGGCGGCAGCTGTGATTGTACCTTTCGGGCAGTTTCATATCATCTGGTTCTCGCTGGCGGCGCTGCTGGCTATTGTGGTGATGCTGCGGATCAAAAAATGGTACAGTGCCAACACGCACCGTATCAAGCCGAAGAAAGCAGTACAGCAACTTGAACTGGATCAGCACAAGCTGTCGAGAGGTAAGGTGATCTTTTCCCTGAGCATATTACTGATGCTGATCTTCTCCAAATACTTCTATATGGCCAGTATGACCAGCTATTATACTTTTTACCTGATGGAACGTTTTGGCGTATCCGTACAAAGTGCGCAGGTATACCTGTTTGTCTTCCTCTTCGCTGTAGCTGCGGGTACCTTTATCGGCGGCCCTGTGGGCGACCGTATAGGCCGTAAATATGTGATCTGGATTTCCATTCTGGGCGTGGCGCCGTTCTCCTTATTGCTGCCACACGCCACTTTGTTCTGGACGGCTATACTCAGTGTATTCATCGGTGTTATATTGTCTTCCGCTTTCTCTGCTATCCTCGTATATGCGCAGGAGTTAGTACCCGGCAAAGTGGGTATGATTGCAGGACTGTTCTTCGGGCTGGCATTTGGAATGGCCGGCGTAGGTTCTGCCCTACTGGGTAAACTGGCAGATCAGACCAGTATCTTTTATGTATACCAGGTATGTGCGTATTTACCGTTAATAGGACTCCTCACAGGGTTCTTACCAAACCTGGAAAAGGCAAAGAAATAA